One Watersipora subatra chromosome 4, tzWatSuba1.1, whole genome shotgun sequence genomic window carries:
- the LOC137393672 gene encoding uncharacterized protein DDB_G0282077-like produces the protein MMKFLVALMSFCLAFLQITANGFHGSDSFSNSGVRGSNSMGATFGRSQREGEKGYVRRADQSIGGAGQGVEVRASQSQSGSQSGQRLGQESSLGHEKRASSRFAREATGGFGSRFSQRVGKGSSRGHRGSASQGFSGGASAGFRSQSGQRVGQGSSQGHEERVNPRFEGGANGGFGSQTGQRVGQGSGQGHLGRGSPKFEEGASGGFGSQSGQRVGQGSSHGHEGRASQGFDGAASGGFRSQSGQRVGQRSGQGFRVKSEKGSSRY, from the exons ATGATGAAATTTTTGGTAGCGCTTATGTCTTTCTGCCTCGCTTTCCTTCAGATCACTGCAAATGGCTTTCATGGCAGCGACAGCTTTAGTAACTCTGG AGTCAGAGGTAGTAACTCTATGGGAGCAACATTTGGAAGGTCACAGAGAGAAGGTGAAAAAGGATATGTGAGAAGAGCTGACCAAAGCATTGGAGGAGCTGGTCAAGGTGTAGAAGTAAGAGCTAGCCAATCTCAATCTGGATCTCAATCAGGTCAACGACTTGGACAGGAATCTAGTCTAGGGCATGAGAAAAGAGCTAGCTCCAGGTTTGCAAGAGAAGCTACTGGAGGGTTTGGATCTCGGTTTAGTCAAAGAGTTGGAAAGGGGTCTAGCCGAGGCCATAGAGGAAGCGCTAGCCAAGGGTTTAGTGGAGGAGCTAGCGCAGGGTTTAGATCTCAGTCTGGTCAAAGAGTTGGGCAAGGATCTAGCCAAGGGCATGAAGAAAGAGTCAACCCCAGGTTTGAAGGAGGAGCTAATGGAGGGTTTGGATCTCAGACTGGTCAAAGAGTTGGGCAAGGATCTGGCCAAGGGCATTTGGGAAGAGGCAGCCCCAAGTTTGAAGAAGGAGCTAGTGGAGGGTTTGGATCTCAGTCTGGTCAAAGAGTTGGGCAGGGATCTAGCCACGGTCATGAAGGAAGAGCTAGCCAAGGGTTTGATGGGGCAGCTAGTGGAGGGTTTAGATCTCAGTCCGGTCAAAGAGTTGGACAGAGATCTGGCCAAGGGTTTAGAGTAAAGTCTGAAAAGGGTTCATCAAGAt
- the LOC137393673 gene encoding uncharacterized protein DDB_G0282077-like isoform X2, with amino-acid sequence MMKFLVALMSFCLAFLQITANGFHGSNSFSNFGVKCSNSMGATSERSQRAGKEGYVRRADQSIGGAGQGVEVRASQSQFGSQSGQRLEQESSLGHEKRASPRFEREVSGGFGSRSGQRVGKGSSQGHGGSASQGFSGGASAGFRSQSGQRVGQVSGLGHEGRANPRFEEGANGGFGSQSGQRVGQRSGQGHEGRGSFRFEEGANGGFGSQSSQRFGQGSGQGFGVKSGKVSTRC; translated from the exons ATGATGAAGTTTTTGGTAGCACTTATGTCTTTCTGCCTCGCATTCCTTCAGATCACCGCAAATGGCTTTCATGGCAGCAACAGCTTTAGTAACTTTGG AGTCAAATGTAGTAACTCTATGGGAGCAACATCTGAAAGATCACAGAGAGCAGGTAAAGAGGGATATGTAAGAAGAGCTGACCAAAGCATTGGAGGAGCTGGTCAAGGTGTAGAAGTAAGAGCTAGTCAATCTCAATTTGGATCTCAATCAGGTCAAAGACTTGAACAGGAGTCTAGCCTAGGGCACGAGAAAAGAGCTAGCCCCAGGTTTGAAAGAGAAGTTAGTGGAGGATTTGGATCTCGGTCTGGTCAAAGAGTTGGAAAGGGGTCTAGCCAAGGCCATGGAGGAAGCGCTAGCCAAGGGTTTAGTGGAGGAGCTAGCGCAGGGTTTAGATCTCAGTCTGGTCAAAGAGTTGGGCAAGTATCTGGCCTAGGGCATGAAGGAAGAGCCAACCCCAGGTTTGAAGAAGGAGCTAATGGAGGGTTTGGATCTCAGTCTGGTCAAAGAGTTGGGCAGAGATCTGGCCAAGGGCATGAAGGAAGAGGCAGCTTCAGGTTTGAAGAAGGAGCTAATGGAGGGTTTGGATCTCAGTCTAGTCAAAGATTTGGGCAGGGATCTGGCCAAGGGTTTGGAGTAAAGTCTGGAAAGGTTTCAACAAGAt GCTAA
- the LOC137393677 gene encoding uncharacterized protein — MKFLVVFMAVCLAFHQISASGYQGSNSFGNSRVGGARLGGSQSGFGGGLGQGFSSGSSRGFGGASSRGFESGSSRGFGGGSSRGFGGGSSRGFGGGSRQGFGGSRQGFGGSSQGFESGRGGFSSGGRGGFSGGSGRTYGRY; from the exons ATGAAGTTTTTGGTAGTATTCATGGCTGTCTGCCTTGCTTTCCATCAAATCAGTGCAAGCGGCTATCAGGGCAGCAACAGTTTTGGCAACTCTAG AGTTGGAGGAGCAAGGCTTGGAGGATCACAAAGTGGGTTTGGAGGAGGGCTTGGACAAGGATTTAGTAGTGGATCCAGCAGAGGTTTTGGAGGCGCATCTAGCAGAGGCTTTGAAAGTGGATCCAGCAGAGGTTTTGGAGGAGGATCTAGCAGAGGTTTTGGAGGTGGATCTAGCAGAGGTTTTGGAGGAGGATCTAGGCAAGGGTTTGGTGGATCTAGACAAGGGTTCGGCGGATCTAGCCAAGGATTTGAAAGTGGTCGAGGTGGTTTCAGCAGCGGAGGCAGAGGTGGATTTAGCGGAGGTTCTGGAAGAACATATGGAAGAT ACTAA
- the LOC137392985 gene encoding uncharacterized protein, giving the protein MALKENKLLRNAKSCSHFQILTIDEYRKLYKANYFTQTSDQLQAQRKQYSWLSALLSIKSVQVAIRAATVSATLELEEQDLEEHRVSLEKGLDKDLVVDRAEALVDRAQVFEVDPTEALEVDPAEDLEEDLAEVSEEDLGKGLADLDKDLEVDLAKDLEAELAVMVSEAEAEVDLVEVLEKHMEDNKSMETLDNLPTLTSCCHI; this is encoded by the exons ATGgcattaaaagaaaataaactgcTTAGAAATGCCAAGTCATGTTCTCACTTCCAAATTTTAACGATTGATGAGTATAGAAAACTATATAAGGCTAACTATTTTACTCAGACATCAGATCAACTGCAAGCACAGAGGAAACAG TATTCATGGCTGTCTGCCTTGCTTTCCATCAAATCAGTGCAAGTGGCTATCAGGGCAGCAACAGTTTCGGCAACTCTAG AGTTGGAGGAGCAAGATCTGGAGGAACACAGAGTGAGTTTGGAGAAGGGCTTGGACAAGGATTTAGTGGTGGATCGAGCAGAGGCTTTGGTAGATCGAGCACAGGTTTTTGAGGTAGATCCAACAGAGGCTTTGGAGGTGGATCCAGCAGAGGATTTGGAGGAGGATCTAGCAGAAGTTTCTGAGGAGGATCTAGGCAAGGGTTTGGCGGATTTAGACAAGGATTTGGAAGTGGATCTAGCCAAGGATTTGGAGGCGGAGCTGGCCGTGATGGTTTCAGAAGCGGAGGCAGAGGTGGATTTAGTGGAGGTTCTGGAAAAACACATGGAGGAT AATAAATCTATGGAGACCCTAGACAACCTGCCTACACTGACTTCCTGCTGTCATATCTGA
- the LOC137393673 gene encoding uncharacterized protein DDB_G0282077-like isoform X1 produces the protein MMKFLVALMSFCLAFLQITANGFHGSNSFSNFGVKCSNSMGATSERSQRAGKEGYVRRADQSIGGAGQGVEVRASQSQFGSQSGQRLEQESSLGHEKRASPRFEREVSGGFGSRSGQRVGKGSSQGHGGSASQGFSGGASAGFRSQSGQRVGQVSGLGHEGRANPRFEEGANGGFGSQSGQRVGQRSGQGHEGRGSFRFEEGANGGFGSQSSQRFGQGSGQGFGVKSGKVSTRY, from the exons ATGATGAAGTTTTTGGTAGCACTTATGTCTTTCTGCCTCGCATTCCTTCAGATCACCGCAAATGGCTTTCATGGCAGCAACAGCTTTAGTAACTTTGG AGTCAAATGTAGTAACTCTATGGGAGCAACATCTGAAAGATCACAGAGAGCAGGTAAAGAGGGATATGTAAGAAGAGCTGACCAAAGCATTGGAGGAGCTGGTCAAGGTGTAGAAGTAAGAGCTAGTCAATCTCAATTTGGATCTCAATCAGGTCAAAGACTTGAACAGGAGTCTAGCCTAGGGCACGAGAAAAGAGCTAGCCCCAGGTTTGAAAGAGAAGTTAGTGGAGGATTTGGATCTCGGTCTGGTCAAAGAGTTGGAAAGGGGTCTAGCCAAGGCCATGGAGGAAGCGCTAGCCAAGGGTTTAGTGGAGGAGCTAGCGCAGGGTTTAGATCTCAGTCTGGTCAAAGAGTTGGGCAAGTATCTGGCCTAGGGCATGAAGGAAGAGCCAACCCCAGGTTTGAAGAAGGAGCTAATGGAGGGTTTGGATCTCAGTCTGGTCAAAGAGTTGGGCAGAGATCTGGCCAAGGGCATGAAGGAAGAGGCAGCTTCAGGTTTGAAGAAGGAGCTAATGGAGGGTTTGGATCTCAGTCTAGTCAAAGATTTGGGCAGGGATCTGGCCAAGGGTTTGGAGTAAAGTCTGGAAAGGTTTCAACAAGAt ACTAA